The following nucleotide sequence is from Pochonia chlamydosporia 170 chromosome 4, whole genome shotgun sequence.
GTTCATTGCTCCAACCTAACCGGCCTGTGTTGGGCCATCCCAAAACAATGGATCTGAGAGCCGTCGACCATCTCACGTAAATTCATCGAGAACAAAAGTTGACGTGTTGCAGTGACGAGTCAGCTACGCGCGAAATTTCGCATTTGTCACGAGAAATTAGAATCATCGctgtacagtctgtggtcaaaggttttgaacatatccaagtatacactaacgcagctcaatatgccgcaacacacaacgcgatatgcgataccttcCCTcgttcaaatacttctgaccaCCCACTGTAGGTCTCACAGAATGCCTGATGTAAACGCGACTTGTAGAAACTTTTGTTTCATTTGCTGTTTGCCGCCTGCATCGCCTTCCTGGATTCATCTGGCGAAAAACTAGATAATCACGACTTAACCTTTAACCCAACAGAAACTGAAAGAGGCTGCGCTGAAGGCCTGTAACTGCAGCACTACCGTGGTCCTCACCAGGGAACTTCCACGTCAATATCGTATGCAAATGTCCACAAGCCTCAAGACGCGAGATCAATCCGGCCATGCTgtcttccatctcttcctcttccgGATCACAATTTCCTTTATGCAGTGCATCTCGAGAATTCTCCTTGGCTGGGAATTCTGTTTCGCTTGATCCCCAAGTTAGGATTAATGATGGTTTTTGACCACCTTCAGCCACCGGAGGTCGTCCACGAAACTGTTTCTCTTGGTAGTTGACTATGGAAAAGTCATTCCACCATACCGTTGGGCTCGCAGCGATAATCGTGTCAAAGAGCGCTGGCTTCGTGTACAATGAATTAAGCGAGAAGAGTCCACCATAAGAATGGCCAAAGAGTGCTTTCCGAATGGAGACGTCGGACGACGATACATGCGCAAATAGTTTCTCTTCAACAAAGCTCATAACATCCGTTTGAATGATATCCAGAAACTGATCTGCCTCTCCCCATGTGAGACCTGGTATCGCCTCCCCCTTGCTGTTTAACAATGGCTGATATTGTCCATCCACAGATGGAGGTGTGAGATCAGGTCCACGACGCTGCAAATCGTAAACATATGGGTAGGGCGGCGGATACCCTACGCCAACCACAATGGTTTTCGCGTTATTAGTAAAGTCTAGCCGGCGGGCAATGTCAGCGGCGGTGAAGAAATATGCGTTGCCATCGACAAGATAGCTACAGTAAAAAGAAGTCAGTTGGCATACTCTGCTCTTTGGTGATGCGCGATACTCTGATGAGGGTGACAGGTTGGACCTACACGTATGACACCGGCGTGTCGTCTGTTGCAGGTATTCTGTCCACGCTCCAACTCAATGGCCAAGATATTTGAACAAGGTAGTCTCCTCTATTCGACTTCGCTATGTACTGACAAGTGTTTGGGAGGCTCCCCTGCTCCAGAGTGTTCATCATGCTCACCATTTCTTTCGAAGCGTACGAGCCCAGAAGCGGACTGGATGGTTCACACCAAGGAGAGAGCCGtagaaagaaaagaaaaggccCAAAGACAAGCTCGCGTCGAGGAATGACAAGACACCTTTCCTGTGGAGTCACGCATGTGGGAAAAATTAAATAAATAGTCCGAGAAGCGCCAAGACGGTGGCTTACGATGGGGGTCAAATAAATTGATCAGATAAAGTGGTGTCATCTTTGATTGATAAGATCCACTCCGCATCCCACAACCCGAAACAACCCATGATC
It contains:
- a CDS encoding siderophore esterase IroE (similar to Beauveria bassiana ARSEF 2860 XP_008595143.1); amino-acid sequence: MVSMMNTLEQGSLPNTCQYIAKSNRGDYLVQISWPLSWSVDRIPATDDTPVSYVYLVDGNAYFFTAADIARRLDFTNNAKTIVVGVGYPPPYPYVYDLQRRGPDLTPPSVDGQYQPLLNSKGEAIPGLTWGEADQFLDIIQTDVMSFVEEKLFAHVSSSDVSIRKALFGHSYGGLFSLNSLYTKPALFDTIIAASPTVWWNDFSIVNYQEKQFRGRPPVAEGGQKPSLILTWGSSETEFPAKENSRDALHKGNCDPEEEEMEDSMAGLISRLEACGHLHTILTWKFPGEDHGSAAVTGLQRSLFQFLLG